CGTTATGTACTAAATGACGGAAAGCCACATAATTCTGGGATGTCGGTTCGCAAAGAAGTTCTAATTTGCGACCCATTGCTGCTGAGAATGAAAGATGAGGCTGGAACTACTCTGAAGGAATGGGTTGCTATATTGTTGGGAAATctggaagagaaagaaaaaactcTACATCTGCACCCTGATACACCAGTTGTGGATTGCGAGAAATAGAAGAACCTTCGAAGGTAGAGAAGACACAATTGAAGCAGAAGTGGACACATGCAAAGAAAATAGCGAACGAATTTTGAAAAGCTCAAGTACAGGAAAAGGAGAGAGGCTCTGTAATGACCACCCAAATGAAGCATAATTGGGAACCACCAACTACCACTCTCATTAAAATTAATGTGGATGCAGCCATATCCAATGGTAATAATGGAGGAGTTGAAGCGGTGATTAGGAATGGTATGGGTCACATTCTTACAGCAGCAATATGGCCCACAACACAACCACTTGAAGCCCATGAAACAGAGGCTCTTGCAATATATTTGGGGATGAAGCTAGCAAAAGAATGTTGCTT
This sequence is a window from Arachis duranensis cultivar V14167 chromosome 2, aradu.V14167.gnm2.J7QH, whole genome shotgun sequence. Protein-coding genes within it:
- the LOC110278144 gene encoding uncharacterized protein LOC110278144 — translated: MTTQMKHNWEPPTTTLIKINVDAAISNGNNGGVEAVIRNGMGHILTAAIWPTTQPLEAHETEALAIYLGMKLAKECCFMEIVVESDCIEVVNALKHGRPNPTCFRAFVVDALSLICNFRLMAFTHVKQSGNKVAHELAKE